One stretch of Pseudoalteromonas shioyasakiensis DNA includes these proteins:
- the yhbY gene encoding ribosome assembly RNA-binding protein YhbY — translation MKLSNKQKQFLKGQAHSLKPVVLLGANGLTEGVLVEIESALDIHELIKVKVPTDERETKTLIFDAIVRETGATKLQTIGHTIVLYRQSEEKKIQLPRG, via the coding sequence ATGAAATTATCGAACAAACAAAAGCAGTTTTTAAAAGGCCAAGCGCACAGTTTAAAACCTGTTGTATTACTTGGTGCAAACGGGTTAACCGAAGGCGTTTTAGTTGAAATTGAAAGCGCTCTAGATATTCATGAGCTAATCAAAGTTAAAGTTCCTACTGACGAACGTGAAACTAAGACATTGATTTTTGATGCTATTGTTCGCGAGACAGGCGCAACAAAACTACAAACAATTGGCCACACAATTGTGTTGTATCGCCAAAGCGAAGAGAAAAAGATTCAATTACCACGCGGTTAA
- a CDS encoding beta-lactamase family protein, with protein sequence MKYSSSLILFLFSLLLLVVSGEATSSDKQWQSFVADYNKHLTRKLKSKGIPGGSLAIVNIGNEDFIRGIGRTKIEKGRKVDKHTRFRLASVSKTFAGSLTAKLAAQGEFNIDDPISKFIPAFSNTAYKDDLKIYHILSHSSGLVPNAYDNLIESRMSYPDIVERLLTVEPICKPSECYGYQNVMFSLIDSVIYQSTQMDYSHWISEYIFAPLKMVDASVGFEGMVRDDNYAHPHVRGRKRWYTSRLKKNYYKVPAAAGVNASANDMAIWLNAQLGQYPDVLPLEALIKQTRPYTHTKKETRRRVWRSHVKDAYYGLGWRVYNYDDELLYYHSGWVQGYRSDIVVFPHLNIGFSLVLNAETGLINELTTEFINRVLKYTREQK encoded by the coding sequence ATGAAGTACAGCTCATCTTTAATTCTTTTTCTTTTTTCTTTATTACTGCTTGTGGTGAGTGGTGAAGCTACTTCGAGTGACAAACAGTGGCAAAGTTTCGTTGCTGACTATAATAAACACCTAACCCGAAAACTAAAAAGCAAAGGGATCCCAGGTGGTTCATTGGCGATTGTAAATATTGGTAATGAAGATTTTATTCGTGGTATTGGCCGAACAAAAATAGAAAAAGGTCGCAAAGTTGATAAACACACACGTTTTCGATTAGCGTCAGTATCAAAAACTTTTGCCGGCTCGTTGACCGCAAAACTTGCAGCACAAGGTGAGTTTAATATTGACGACCCAATAAGTAAGTTTATTCCTGCTTTTTCTAATACAGCTTATAAAGATGACTTAAAAATCTATCACATCCTTAGTCACTCAAGTGGCTTAGTACCTAATGCATACGATAACCTTATTGAGTCGCGTATGAGCTACCCAGACATTGTTGAGCGGTTATTGACTGTTGAACCTATCTGTAAACCAAGCGAGTGCTACGGTTATCAAAATGTGATGTTTAGCTTGATTGATTCTGTAATTTATCAATCAACACAGATGGATTACTCGCACTGGATTTCAGAGTATATATTTGCTCCCTTGAAAATGGTGGATGCCAGTGTTGGTTTTGAGGGGATGGTAAGAGATGATAATTATGCTCACCCTCATGTTCGTGGAAGAAAGCGTTGGTATACTTCACGATTAAAGAAAAACTATTATAAGGTACCTGCCGCTGCAGGTGTCAATGCCAGCGCAAATGATATGGCTATTTGGTTGAATGCGCAGTTAGGGCAGTATCCTGACGTGTTACCTCTAGAAGCACTTATTAAGCAAACACGCCCTTATACACATACTAAAAAGGAAACTCGTCGTAGAGTTTGGCGTAGTCATGTCAAAGATGCTTATTATGGATTGGGTTGGCGTGTATATAACTATGATGATGAACTGCTGTATTACCATAGTGGCTGGGTGCAAGGTTATCGCAGCGATATTGTTGTGTTTCCTCATCTGAACATAGGGTTTAGCTTAGTTCTCAATGCTGAAACCGGGTTAATTAATGAGTTAACCACTGAGTTTATCAATCGGGTACTGAAATACACTCGTGAGCAAAAATAA